One genomic segment of Bradyrhizobium prioriisuperbiae includes these proteins:
- a CDS encoding ABC transporter permease: protein MLRTISVRLVQSIPVLLLVAVLSFILMHLLPGDPAVVIAGAEATPAAVERIRHELGLDLPIWRQLLSWFFNLAQGKFGSSLVLNQTVLSAVGERLPVTLSLAALSLAITLPIGVALGVVAAYFRGSWIDAAVMMVALVGVSVPSFWIAILSVILFSVTLGWVPSAGYAPLLAAGPGPWFGSLIQPAMVLSLFQIGFLARMTRSAMLDVLDQDFIRTARAKGVSEWRTVGKHGFRNALVAVVTVSGIILSLLIGGSVIVEQVFALPGIGRLVVQGILARDYPLIQGTMLLFGFAFVLINVGVDIIYTLVDPRVRYD from the coding sequence ATGCTTCGCACGATCTCCGTCCGTCTTGTCCAGTCCATACCGGTGTTGCTGCTGGTCGCGGTGCTGTCCTTCATCCTGATGCATCTCTTGCCGGGCGATCCGGCGGTGGTGATCGCCGGCGCCGAGGCCACGCCCGCGGCGGTGGAGCGGATCCGCCACGAGCTCGGTCTCGATCTGCCGATCTGGCGGCAGTTGCTGTCGTGGTTCTTCAACCTTGCGCAGGGCAAGTTCGGCAGCTCGCTGGTGCTGAACCAGACCGTGCTGTCCGCGGTCGGGGAACGACTGCCGGTGACGCTGTCGCTGGCCGCGCTGTCGCTCGCTATCACCTTGCCGATTGGTGTCGCGCTCGGTGTGGTGGCGGCGTATTTCCGCGGCAGCTGGATCGATGCCGCCGTCATGATGGTCGCCCTGGTCGGGGTCTCGGTGCCGAGCTTCTGGATTGCCATCCTGTCGGTCATCCTGTTCAGCGTCACGCTGGGATGGGTGCCTTCCGCAGGTTATGCGCCATTGCTGGCCGCGGGGCCCGGCCCGTGGTTCGGTTCGCTGATCCAGCCGGCGATGGTGCTGAGCCTGTTCCAGATCGGCTTCCTGGCGCGGATGACGCGCTCGGCGATGCTCGACGTGCTGGACCAGGATTTCATCCGTACCGCGCGGGCCAAGGGCGTCAGCGAATGGCGCACGGTCGGCAAGCACGGCTTCCGCAATGCGCTGGTCGCGGTGGTGACCGTGAGCGGCATCATCCTGAGCCTGCTGATCGGTGGCTCGGTGATTGTCGAGCAGGTGTTTGCGCTGCCCGGTATCGGGCGGCTGGTGGTGCAGGGGATTCTCGCCCGCGACTATCCGCTGATCCAGGGCACCATGCTGCTGTTCGGCTTCGCCTTCGTGCTGATCAATGTCGGCGTCGATATCATCTACACCCTGGTCGATCCGCGGGTGCGTTATGACTGA
- a CDS encoding ABC transporter permease — MTDAALAAPAVQVLAERRRFRVLRKLAAHRSFKIGLVLVTVLVLCAIIGPWLTGIDPTAMSIRFRFKPPSMRFPFGTDQYGRDILTRVLHGGRLSLSIGFSVALISGVFGALIGVTAGYFRALDSYVMRLMDALMAFPAILLAIGIGAALGAQASSIVVALAVAYVPRTARIVRASVLVIREMEYLQAARVSGAGDLHIIVKHVLPNCLGPLIVQLTFIFAYAILAEAALSFLGIGPPPPAPSWGNIIAEGRDYSVEAWWVMLFPGLAVSIAALGMNLLGDGLRDVLDPRLKIES, encoded by the coding sequence ATGACTGACGCGGCGCTCGCAGCACCCGCAGTTCAGGTCCTGGCGGAGCGCCGCCGTTTTCGCGTGCTGCGCAAACTCGCGGCGCATCGCTCCTTCAAGATCGGGCTGGTGCTCGTCACGGTCCTGGTGCTGTGCGCCATCATCGGCCCCTGGCTCACCGGCATCGATCCCACGGCGATGAGCATTCGTTTCCGCTTCAAGCCGCCGTCGATGCGGTTTCCGTTCGGCACCGATCAGTATGGGCGTGACATCCTCACCCGTGTGCTCCATGGCGGGCGGCTGTCGCTGTCGATCGGGTTTTCGGTGGCGCTGATCTCCGGCGTGTTCGGCGCCCTGATCGGTGTCACGGCCGGATATTTCCGCGCACTCGATTCCTACGTGATGCGCCTGATGGATGCGCTGATGGCGTTCCCGGCGATCCTGCTCGCCATCGGCATTGGGGCCGCGCTGGGCGCCCAGGCCAGCAGCATCGTGGTGGCGCTGGCGGTGGCCTATGTGCCGCGCACCGCGCGCATCGTGCGCGCTTCGGTGCTGGTCATTCGCGAGATGGAATACCTGCAGGCGGCGCGGGTCAGCGGCGCCGGCGACCTGCACATCATCGTCAAGCACGTGCTGCCCAATTGCCTGGGTCCGCTGATCGTGCAGCTCACCTTCATTTTCGCCTACGCCATTCTTGCGGAGGCGGCGCTGAGTTTCCTCGGCATCGGTCCGCCGCCGCCGGCGCCGAGCTGGGGCAATATCATCGCGGAGGGGCGTGACTATTCGGTCGAGGCCTGGTGGGTGATGCTGTTTCCGGGGCTCGCGGTCAGCATTGCCGCGCTCGGCATGAACCTGCTCGGCGACGGCCTGCGCGACGTGCTCGACCCGCGCCTGAAGATCGAGAGCTGA
- a CDS encoding ABC transporter ATP-binding protein — protein sequence MTQQPLLSVENLTVQFRGDAGWVTAIEGVDFAIGAGECLGVVGESGSGKSVSALSILKLHGRANTRYASGAVRFGGRDLLRLPNRDLRRVRGGEIAMIFQDPMSSLNPVLTIADQIMEPLRQHQGLSARDARRKAIELLDMVRISDAARRVDDYPHRLSGGMRQRVMIAIAVACRPKLLIADEPTTALDVTIQSQILQLLRELQREIGMSVILITHDLGVVAEFAQRVVVMYAGRVVETAPVGALFERPMHPYTDGLIKAVPSLDEDVHRLATIPGNIPDPSAEIAGCRFNPRCSEAQMSCRVEAPALIDAGAGHFARCPPRITAGGIA from the coding sequence ATGACGCAGCAACCCCTTCTCAGTGTCGAGAACCTCACGGTCCAGTTCCGCGGCGACGCCGGCTGGGTGACCGCGATCGAAGGCGTGGACTTTGCGATCGGCGCGGGTGAATGCCTCGGCGTCGTCGGCGAATCCGGCAGCGGCAAGAGCGTCAGTGCGCTATCGATCCTGAAGCTGCATGGCCGTGCTAACACCCGTTACGCTTCTGGAGCGGTGCGTTTTGGCGGGCGCGATCTGCTGCGGCTGCCGAACCGCGATCTGCGCCGGGTGCGGGGCGGGGAGATCGCCATGATTTTCCAGGACCCGATGTCCTCGCTCAATCCGGTCTTGACCATCGCCGACCAGATCATGGAACCGCTGCGCCAGCACCAGGGGCTCTCGGCGCGTGACGCCCGCCGCAAGGCGATTGAGCTACTGGACATGGTGCGGATCTCCGATGCCGCCCGCCGTGTCGACGATTATCCGCATCGTCTGTCCGGCGGCATGCGCCAGCGGGTCATGATCGCCATTGCGGTGGCGTGCCGGCCCAAGCTGTTGATCGCCGACGAGCCGACCACCGCACTCGACGTCACCATCCAGTCCCAGATCCTCCAGCTGTTGCGCGAGCTGCAGCGCGAGATCGGCATGTCGGTGATCCTGATCACCCACGATCTCGGCGTGGTCGCCGAATTTGCCCAGCGGGTGGTCGTGATGTATGCGGGCCGCGTGGTCGAAACCGCGCCGGTCGGCGCGCTGTTCGAGCGCCCGATGCATCCCTACACCGATGGCCTGATCAAGGCCGTGCCCAGCCTCGATGAAGACGTGCACCGGCTGGCCACCATTCCCGGCAATATTCCCGATCCGTCGGCGGAGATCGCCGGATGCCGGTTCAACCCGCGTTGCAGCGAAGCGCAGATGTCCTGTCGCGTCGAGGCGCCGGCGCTGATCGATGCCGGTGCCGGGCATTTCGCCCGCTGTCCGCCACGCATAACCGCCGGAGGGATCGCATGA
- a CDS encoding ABC transporter ATP-binding protein encodes MSRPPIVAVRDLVKTFSSRGAQLRAVDGVSFDVRAGETLGLVGESGSGKSTTGRILVGLETATSGSINLFGQDVVATGAKAALGAVRRRLQFVFQDPQNSLNPRMRAQDAIAEPLDVAGGFSRTARNDRVRELLEMVGLPRSCGDRFPHEFSGGQRQRIGIARALAMRPEFVICDEPVSSLDVSMQAQIVNLLLDLQERLGLSYLFIAHDLAVVRSISARVAVMYAGGLVEIAPKRELYTAPRHPYTQALLAAVPRVVPNKARAAVVSGELPSLIDTVPGCVFHPRCPLAFDRCRIEKPKLREIAPGHRAACHLHDTPA; translated from the coding sequence ATGAGTCGGCCTCCGATTGTCGCGGTGCGTGACCTGGTGAAGACCTTCAGCAGCCGCGGTGCCCAGTTGCGTGCGGTCGACGGCGTCAGCTTCGATGTGCGGGCGGGCGAGACGCTTGGCCTTGTCGGCGAATCCGGGTCAGGAAAATCCACCACCGGGCGGATCCTGGTGGGGCTGGAAACGGCGACCAGCGGGTCGATCAATCTGTTCGGCCAGGACGTCGTGGCAACCGGTGCCAAGGCCGCGCTCGGCGCGGTACGCCGGCGTCTGCAGTTCGTGTTCCAGGACCCGCAGAATTCGCTCAATCCGCGCATGCGCGCGCAGGATGCGATCGCCGAACCGCTTGACGTCGCCGGCGGATTCTCGCGCACCGCGCGCAACGATCGGGTGCGTGAACTCCTGGAGATGGTCGGCCTGCCGCGCTCCTGCGGCGATCGTTTTCCCCACGAGTTTTCAGGCGGCCAGCGCCAGCGCATCGGCATCGCGCGTGCGCTGGCGATGCGGCCGGAGTTCGTGATCTGCGACGAACCGGTGTCCTCCCTCGACGTGTCGATGCAGGCGCAGATCGTCAACCTCTTGCTCGACCTGCAGGAGCGGCTTGGGCTGAGTTACCTGTTCATCGCCCATGATCTCGCCGTGGTGCGCAGCATCTCAGCACGGGTAGCGGTGATGTATGCGGGCGGCCTGGTCGAGATCGCGCCCAAGCGTGAGCTCTATACCGCGCCCAGACATCCTTATACCCAGGCGCTGCTCGCGGCGGTGCCGCGCGTGGTCCCGAATAAAGCCCGCGCGGCCGTCGTCAGCGGCGAGTTGCCGAGCCTGATCGACACCGTGCCGGGCTGTGTGTTTCATCCGCGCTGTCCGCTGGCGTTCGATCGTTGCCGCATCGAGAAGCCGAAGTTGCGCGAGATCGCGCCCGGGCATCGCGCCGCCTGCCATCTTCACGATACCCCCGCCTGA
- a CDS encoding amidase: MTDRDLLFMPATTAADLIRKRALSPVEYVDAVLGAIERTQPTLNAFSVVTAEDARNKARAAEQAVMAGKELGPLHGIPMNIKDLFVTKGVRTSFGSAVYADNIPTTDDDVLVTRLNAAGGIMVGKSTTPEFGHKGHTDGPSFGITRNPWNTERTAGGSSGGAAAAAAAGLGPLGLGTDGAGSIRIPASACGVVGLKPTTGLVPYEQAPDIFYNYAAAGPLTRTVADCALMMDALVGPSVLDPWSLKAPAVLPPSTITENLSGIRIGYLPALTACSPDVTANTQASLAVLASLGAEVDEVGAGMEWNAQSARLIYLTNLHVNFSGYVEKWRSRMDPVLLQWMEAGSRTTVDDYRKAQIARTQLYRGVQKLLERYDFLVSPTLPTTAIPAEAGRTVDALFNRGWNAFVYPFNHTGNPALSVPSGFGADGLPTGLQIVGRWWGDNDVMGLGAVFEQARPWADRHPPV, encoded by the coding sequence ATGACCGATCGCGACCTTCTGTTCATGCCGGCCACCACAGCCGCCGACCTCATCCGCAAGCGCGCGCTGTCGCCGGTCGAATATGTCGACGCGGTGCTCGGCGCCATCGAACGGACCCAGCCGACGCTGAATGCGTTTTCGGTGGTGACGGCGGAGGATGCACGCAACAAGGCGCGCGCCGCCGAGCAGGCGGTGATGGCGGGCAAGGAGTTGGGACCGCTGCACGGCATTCCCATGAACATCAAGGACCTGTTCGTCACCAAGGGCGTTCGCACCTCCTTTGGATCGGCTGTCTACGCCGACAATATTCCCACCACCGATGACGATGTGCTGGTGACGCGGCTCAACGCGGCCGGCGGCATCATGGTGGGCAAGTCCACCACGCCGGAGTTTGGTCACAAGGGCCACACTGATGGTCCGAGTTTCGGCATCACTCGCAACCCGTGGAACACGGAACGCACCGCGGGCGGATCGAGTGGCGGGGCCGCGGCCGCGGCCGCCGCCGGGCTCGGGCCGCTGGGCCTCGGCACCGACGGCGCCGGATCGATCCGCATTCCCGCCAGCGCCTGCGGCGTGGTCGGTCTGAAGCCGACCACAGGCTTGGTGCCCTACGAGCAGGCGCCGGACATTTTCTACAATTACGCCGCCGCCGGTCCGCTGACCCGCACTGTCGCCGATTGCGCGCTGATGATGGACGCACTGGTGGGGCCGTCGGTGCTCGATCCATGGTCGCTCAAGGCGCCGGCGGTGTTGCCGCCGAGCACGATCACCGAAAATTTGTCGGGGATACGGATCGGATATCTGCCTGCGCTCACCGCCTGCAGCCCGGATGTCACCGCCAACACCCAGGCGTCGCTCGCCGTGCTGGCATCGCTTGGCGCCGAGGTCGACGAGGTGGGGGCCGGTATGGAGTGGAATGCGCAGTCCGCCCGGCTGATTTACCTGACCAACCTCCACGTCAACTTCAGCGGCTATGTCGAAAAATGGCGCAGCCGCATGGATCCGGTGCTGCTGCAGTGGATGGAGGCCGGCAGCCGCACCACGGTCGACGATTATCGCAAGGCGCAGATCGCCCGTACGCAGTTGTATCGCGGGGTGCAGAAGCTTTTGGAGCGCTATGACTTCCTGGTGTCGCCCACCTTGCCCACCACCGCGATCCCGGCGGAGGCCGGCCGCACCGTCGATGCGCTGTTCAATCGGGGATGGAATGCGTTCGTCTATCCCTTCAACCACACCGGCAATCCCGCGCTCTCGGTGCCGTCCGGTTTCGGCGCCGACGGTTTGCCGACCGGCCTGCAGATCGTCGGCCGCTGGTGGGGGGACAATGACGTGATGGGCCTCGGTGCCGTGTTCGAGCAGGCGCGGCCCTGGGCCGATCGACATCCGCCGGTGTGA